From a region of the Acanthochromis polyacanthus isolate Apoly-LR-REF ecotype Palm Island chromosome 3, KAUST_Apoly_ChrSc, whole genome shotgun sequence genome:
- the LOC110960435 gene encoding ectonucleoside triphosphate diphosphohydrolase 7-like, whose amino-acid sequence MARITLSCLPASWYCSVSLLSLGCAPRQRLLLLLLLFITSMLLLAVYQRQLWGTQRRSGSHVNKYLSIAESMETTDINNPALNYGIVVDCGSSGSRVFVYYWPPHNGNPHTLLDIRQMRDHDRKPVVKKIKPGISTLAKTPTKASDYLHPLLSFAAAHVPKAKHKETPLYILCTAGMRLLPDSQQAAILEDLVTHVPLEFDFLFSRSHAEVISGKQEGVYAWIGINFVLGRFDHADEEDATVEVTTGSQNQQPISRRRTVGIMDMGGASLQIAYEVPSAITFSSPQEEEAGKSVLADFNLGCDVEHTQHVYRVYVTTFLGFGGNMARQRYEDQLVNNTLAKNRFLTTQTGMSEDKPYLDPCLPVGLSDTVVRDNRTLFLRGQGDWTRCQEAVRPFLGLHNGTMSPGGVYQAPINFSNSEFYGFSEFFYCMEDVLRMGGQYNSERYSQAATDYCSTKWSTLKQRLDNQLFSQQADISRLKYQCFKSAWMFEVLHSGFRFPSDYPSLKTAQLVYDKEVQWTLGAILFKTRFLPLRDLQQETLRQNHPSWLRSSFVYNHHLFSLCILVVVLAILLYILRLRRIHQREQRQAEALNLLWAEEGEALLP is encoded by the exons ATGGCACG GATCACTTTGTCCTGCCTGCCAGCCTCCTGGTACTGCAGCGTTTCCCTGTTGTCTCTGGGCTGTGCTCCCAGacagaggctgctgctgctgctgctgctgttcatcaCCTCTATGCTCCTCCTGGCAGTCTACCAGAGGCAGCTGTGGGGCACCCAAAGGCGATCTGGGTCCCATGTCAACAA ATACCTCTCTATTGCTGAGTCCATGGAAACTACTGACATAAACAACCCTGCTCTAAATTATGGGATCGTGGTGGACTGTGGCAGCAGCGGCTCCAGGGTCTTTGTGTACTACTGGCCCCCCCACAACGGGAACCCCCACACCCTGCTGGACATAAGACAGATGAGAGACCACGACCGCAAACCTGTGGTCAAAAAGATCAAACCTG GCATCTCCACCCTggcaaaaacaccaacaaaggCCAGTGACTACCTCCATCCTCTGCTCAGCTTTGCTGCTGCTCACGTCCCAAAAgccaaacacaaagagacgccGCTCTACATCCTCTGCACTGCTGGCATGCGGCTGCTGCCCGACAG TCAacaggcagccatcttggaggACCTGGTCACTCATGTTCCCCTGGAGTTTGATTTCCTGTTTTCCCGTTCACATGCTGAGGTCATCTCTGGGAAACAGGAAG GAGTGTATGCATGGATTGGCATTAACTTTGTTTTGGGCCGCTTTGATCATGCTGATGAGG AGGACGCCACAGTAGAGGTGACAACAGGGTCTCAAAACCAGCAGCCAATCAGTCGGCGTCGCACGGTGGGCATCATGGATATGGGTGGAGCTTCACTTCAGATCGCCTATGAGGTGCCCAGTGCCATCACTTTCAGCTCACCTCAAGAA GAGGAGGCAGGGAAGAGTGTTCTCGCAGACTTTAATCTCGGCTGTGATGTTGAGCACACACAACACGTGTACCGAGTTTACGTCACCACGTTTCTTGGCTTTGGAGGAAACATGGCCAGGCAGCGCTACGAGGACCAGCTAGTGAACAACACCCTGGCCAAGAACAG GTTTCTAACCACACAGACAGGCATGAGTGAGGACAAACCCTACCTGGACCCCTGTCTGCCGGTCGGCCTGTCGGACACGGTCGTCAGAGACAACCGCACGTTGTTTCTGAGGGGCCAGGGCGACTGGACTCGATGTCAGGAGGCTGTGCGGCCTTTCCTGGGCCTCCACAACGGCACCATGTCACCAGGAGGCGTCTACCAG GCTCCCATCAACTTTAGCAACAGTGAGTTCTACGGCTTCTCTGAGTTTTTTTACTGTATGGAGGACGTGCTGAGGATGGGAGGACAGTACAACAGTGAGAGATACTCCCAAGCTGCTACG GACTACTGCTCCACCAAGTGGTCGACACTGAAACAGCGCCTGGACAACCAGCTATTCTCTCAGCAGGCCGACATCAGCAGACTAAA ATATCAGTGCTTCAAGTCAGCCTGGATGTTTGAAGTGTTGCACTCTGGTTTCCGTTTCCCCTCCGACTACCCGAGCCTGAAAACCGCCCAGCTGGTTTATGACAAAGAGGTTCAGTGGACTCTGGGGGCGATCTTGTTCAAAACCCGCTTCCTGCCTCTCAG GGACTTGCAGCAGGAAACGCTGCGGCAGAACCACCCCAGCTGGCTGCGCTCTTCTTTTGTCTACAACCACCACCTGTTCTCACTCTGCATCCTGGTGGTGGTCCTGGCCATCCTGCTCTACATCCTGCGCCTGCGGAGGATCCACCAGCGGGAGCAGCGGCAGGCCGAGGCCCTGAACCTCCTCTGGGCTGAAGAGGGAGAGGCTCTCCTCCCCTGA